The following is a genomic window from Nicotiana tabacum cultivar K326 chromosome 3, ASM71507v2, whole genome shotgun sequence.
TTTCGAAATTATGGCTCAAAATTTAACATTTGTTGAAATTTTACTAATTACTCTGTTCAGTTTGAAGTAGGTTGATGGTCAGTGTTAAAATAGTCAAACCATGTTGATTTTTGTAATACAAAGGTATAAAGTATTCATAGCATAGACCCAAGTTAGTTTGGGATTGATAAGTTGTTTAGCTGAGTAGATAGCAAATGAATTTGTAACTAGTTAATGGATTATGGGCCTTTGTTATTTAGGTAAATACTTTTTGAATTCAACTACTTTAGTTTTATCTTTGATTGTTTGATTGTTTGATTTTAGTTTTCTCTCCTTTGTTTGAGAGAAATATAAATCTGTAATCTATCTATTAGGTGAATACTTGAATAATTGCAAAAGAAACTACGGTACACACTTGAGTATATAAATGAGTTCAAAAACTTGAATATCCTAATGTAGTTTCTAGTGACATTTGTCTCACTTTCTTTTCAAGTCCTTTTCATGCTATGATTTGTAACTATTTACTCACTATGTTACCTTTGTGCACTTTCTTTTTTTTGGGGGAAGTGTATGATAGGTAGGAAAAACTCTCAGTGAAAGAAGATGGAATGCTGCATTCTCTCAAGAGGGTTACTTGGATATAGCAGGTGTTCTTAGACGAATCCAACGAGGggtaaatcttttttttttccctctCTTGCACAATGCATATTCTAAATAAATCAACTATGCCACATTGTCATTTAGCGCTAGTTCATGTTGTCGATTCCTTTTTGGTAAAACTCCATCTTTAGCTTTAGATAGCAATTTCATGACTTTGGCCTAGTTGAACAATTCTGATCCTCATACTACTTGTCGTTAAGCATAAATtaatctgtttttttttttaatttgtttatggGTGAATGCAAACAGTTCATATAATTTTTGCCCCCAAGTGATATTTTAACTTGAACCGGATTCCATTATATACTGTACATTCATCTTGTAATCTTTAATTGCCGGACTTTTGGTGCATAATAGACCCTCATTTTGTGCAAGTGGTGAACTGCTGAAGGTGAAAAACTTCAGGGAAAACCAAGTTCATCAGTTTCTCCTGCTCAGTCATCTCCACTTATAAAAGGATTATGCCATTACCCATAACAAAAATAGAAGGTTCATTCCATTTATGATTTTCCAGCAATGACATTTCCATTGGGAGCCTTAATAGGAGAATGTTTAAGGATCCTCTTTTTGTGTTAATGGTAGAAATTTATGATAATATAACAAGTTATAATTGCTAACGCAAATAATAATAAAGGGGAAACAACCAGTTCTCTTATTCCCGAGCAACAATTGTTTTTATCCACGCTACAATCGCTTGTTGGTTTGAGTTTGGACAGTTTAGAACAGTCTAAATTACACCAACGCTTGTCTGCTAAAATTATTCATGGTGTGGAATAACATTTTGGCATATCATTGATTAGGCTTCTACAaactactccctccatttcaatttatgtgaacctatttagcgatgaagacttttgaaacttgtgatacTAAACAAGtcataacatttgtgtggctataattcttttgcaattTGTGGTCTAGAATATGCCATAGTTTTTGTGTGGCTTTAAAAGCTTCTCATTGAGGGTAAAATTCGAAGttttaagttaaattgtttccagATTTAGATATGGGtaattctttttggaacagagtAAAAagtaaataggttcacataacGGGAATTGAGGAAGTATATATTAGGCGGATAATCTGATCCACCATTAGCACGTCCATTCAGTTCATTataaagaaacaacaacaatactCGATTTATTGCTGTTTAGGTGGAAACTTATGTCTTAAGAAGTCTGATgcttatttaattatattctgtgAATGCTAGGGGATTCATCCATCAATAAAAGGGGCTGTCTGGGAGTTCTTGCTGGGTTGTTTTGATCCCAATAGCACATTTGAGGAAAGAAATGAGCTTAGACAACGGCGAAGGTAATCTAACTCACTTCAGCTATAACGAAAGAGTTAAACTGGTTTAATGTAGATAACAAATAATAGAAGTAAAAATCAGCAATCAAAACTATAGGGGTTATGCATTGAATTTTGTTCAATTTGGTGCATGAATCCATGCAACTGTCAAAGGGCCCTCGGTGTAACTTACTCCCtctatcccaatttatgtgattgggcatggagtttaagaaataGAGGCAGATTTTTCGAACTTGTGGTCTAAAATGAGCCATGATATTTATGTGGATATAAATCATCTCACTAAGGGTGAAATGAgctttttaaagttaaattgttactAAATATAGAATGGTGTCATTCTTTTTAGgattgactaaaggaaagagtgaacataaattgggacggagggagtatGCAACAAATTTCTCACGTTCATAGAGCTATTCCCATCAAAGTGCAACTTTACCATCTAGTTAGGTCAGAGCACAAGGTGAACCAACTTGGACTCGGCCAGTGAGTCTTGTTTAATTAAAGCTCTCCAGAAGGTCGAATCAAGCTTGGGCCAAGTGTCTTAGTTTAAGCTTGGTTTAGTTGATGTTCTTATTAAAAGGACCCTTCGCTACAGGTGCTAGTGGAAATTAACCCCTTGATCATTAAATTCTCCAATATCTTGATTCTTGACATTAGATTGAAAATGAGTGTTGCAAAACAGTTAATTGTGTATTATGTTTATTAGACCTGACTccaaagggaaaaaaagaagagtGAAGTAAAAATGTGTTATTGCCTGGAAAACAAAATTTATAACAGGATACTGTCACTATCAGCTGAAAAAACACCTgtgccttcttcttcctccttatagCGGTTTTTTTCCTTTTGGGTAAATTCTTACAACCTACTTTATGAGTGGCCTAAAAATCTGAATTTGTATCCTCAGAGAGCAGTATGCTGCATGGAAATCTGAATGCCAAAAGATTGTACCAGTGATTGGCAGTGGGAAATTTACCACAAATGCTATAGTCACTGATGATGGTCAACCTACAGAGCATTCGAACACTTCCAGTGATGCACAAAATACTAACAGTGCCCTGCCGGTCGATAATGGCGTTTGTGACAAGAAAGTTATTCAGTGGAAGCTTAACTTGTCCCAAATTGGTTAGTACTCGTGTCACTACTATTCTCTAGTTTCAATATGCTAACTTTATACATTCTGTAATTGCTGTGGAGCTCCCTATATCTATCTTTCTATCTCTGCCTGTCTCTTAGAAAAACTTGAATGTCACTTATACATTCTCTTTCCAGTCCGTCTGTTAATGCTTTTTGTTCGTGTCCTCGAATACATTCCAGTTTGAACAATTAATTCCCAATAATCAACTGTTTTCCCACTTTGCTCTTCATGAATTATGCTTTTTCGACTAAACTTAAATAGTTAACATAACTATTACTTTGACGTAGTTCTCAGTTGTGCAGAATATAACCAAATTTTATTGACCTAAAGATGTTTGCTCCTTACCCCCACCCACCCCCATTGGATATGGTATTTGAGATGAAGGGATTGATACATGCAAcattgcttttccaacataataATGATGTGTGAAAAATTTGTGTCAGTTAGTCATTGTGTTGTCCAATGAAATTCAGATGCGGGGGAAGAAGAATTGAATGTTGAAAGAGCGTTTAGATTTTGAATGAGCGACTCAACCTTTTGACATTTCTTTGGAGCTGGTCATTTATCACTTGTGAGCTGCTACAAAATACAGATGAAAGACTATAAAAGGTTTTGGTTAGAGAGATGTGCTATGTTCAACAAATGATGAGACAATGACGTCTTTTTCTTCATTGCTAGTTATACTCTAGAGTTAGATGCTGAGTTAAAGAGGGAACATGTCACTTAAAGAGATAATAAGTGGCAAAAAAGTGAAATTGCAATCTCCTAGTGGAATATTGTTATTGCTTAGTGCACTATTTTTGGCTTTGGTAAGGAAGCTAGTTCATCAATTGTAGACTGATTTTCCTGAAAATATCTGATAGACTGATACTGTAATGGCTTATGATGTTGCTTTAGGTCTGGATGTTGTTCGCACAGATCGTGCTCTTGTATTTTTTGAGAATCAAGCTAATCAGGCAAAACTCTGGGACGTGCTTGCTGTCTATGCATGGATGGATAAAGATATTGGTTATGTTCAAGGTATTTTATCAGTATTTTAGAAACTAATTTTTCATAATATCAAAGCCATTCATAAAACTTTTGCCCTTATTTTATCTGCACAGGGATGACTGACATTTGCTCCCCAATGGTTATTCTACTTGAGAATGAAGCAGATGCATTCTGGTGCTTCGAACATGCAATGCTTAGATTGGTATGCCTTCATTGTTTCTATTCATGGTTGTTACAGACCTAAAATAAATGAATGTGTTccttaaaataaatgaataaataaatgtGTTCCTTCTCTAACATCTTAAGTTTTAGATGAGATTGTCACAAAATTCAAAATGGCATCATAGAAAAGTTAAAGTCTTAAGTTCAAGTCTCAGTGCCGCTCATTGGCGCGAGAGAAAAATGTGAGAGGACGTGTTGCAAACCTAAAATGGATAATGTGTCCCAAATAAACTTGCACATATATTTATGTGGTCTTTAGTAACTCTTTCTAAAAACTTGTTCAATGTTTTTGCTAATTATTTCCTATGTTTCTGCCATTACTGAGCATATAACAAATCCATGTCTGCTTCATCAACAGCGAGAAAATTTCAAGTGCACCGCAAATTCAATAGGAGTGCAATCTCAACTAAGTACCCTTGCACAAATTGTTAAAACTGTTGATccgaagcttcatcaacaccttGGTAAGAGGTTgcttttctttatatattttcaagtagCTATTCCCATGTAAGAAGTAGAGAACACAAGGTCTTGTCAACGCTGTTAATTTTCCTAGCATGCCATATCATATAGTTCTCAGTTCTAGATAGATAAATAATATCTAGTATAGGTCTTAGTGAAAAATTTGGGCTTTTTGTGAGTTAGAGCACTTTGTAATTTAGAGAAATTTAACTTATTTCTGTTAGAGTCTGCACAACGTGGTTTCTATATATGCTTCAGCTTGTGCTTTTATCCTGTCTCATCTCATTCTACTATAGTTCTCTCTAATAACTTAAGCTTTTATATGGTCAGTCACCGCCATCCAAATATCAAAAAGAATTTTCACGTGCTTGGCTCATAAAAAAGAATCAAGCCCACATGTGATGGGGCGTGTTGaggacataattaagtaaataaaagtgtgtttctctaacagcttaagcttttagatgagatggtcacacactTCAAAAGTAGTATTAATTGGCTTTACACATTACATATTGTGACTTGATTCTAAAGCCTGCTATGCATTCTGACGATATGTTCTATAAAATCGTGATTTATCTTGGTAAGCTTTTAATGCATGCAGTCCAAGTTTGTTATTGACTGCCACAAGACGTACATATTATACTTGAGGTGATGCAGGCGATATAAAGTATAAACACGTTGTTTAGCACCtatcaaaaaattaaattaaattaaatcatCTAGCAGTCCTTTTGCAGATTCTGATGGATAATTTGAATGTCTATACCATTTATTAAGTTGGAGCCAAACTCGCATATCATAATGTTAATCATGGTGAAGAATGAATTTTCCATGTTAAAAATGGCCCTCATATATGTTGTTTGGGACACTGGGATAGAGCAGAAAATTTTCACGGAAATATCTTGGCAATCTATATTGTTTAAGGAATTCACAAACTGCAATCTTGACCAGAGTCTAAAACAGGGAGGAGAAAGTCTAACATAGAGTTAACCTCCTTCTCTCACTCACCGACTTCAATTGTAATTGGCAGAGGAGTTAGATGGTGGAGAATATCTATTTGCGTTACGCATGCTGATGGTACTTTTCCGCAGAGAGCTCTCATTTGTCGATGCACTCTATCTTTGGGAGGTGAGAAGCTTAAACTTCTTTTCACATTATTGTTTGGTAGACAGAAGAAAATATTGCAAAATAGTTTGTCCTGGTGTTTGGTGTAACCGACTGGAGTGAGACACTGGTCTTTGCTTTGCTTTTGAGAGGCATGATTGTTTTACAGAAAAAGCATACCCCTGCTCGTGTTTACACAAACCCAATAAACATATGACATGTGTATTTGCATAAACTATTATCACTTAAATCATAAGTAGTTAATTAATACACATTCTTACCTCAATTTTATGACTAACCATGATAAACTGATGTGGTTTGGTGTAAACACTGGGTGTGAGCAATTTTGTTCCATTGTTTTACTTGGCACATTCTTAACTTCTTACAAGAAAAGGGTTATTCAACTTGGCGATCTGTGGATTTTGTGTTTTAGAAGAGTATCACATAAATTAGTTAGACATAAAGGACGAGGGTATTTATATCTTCAACTGTGAAACAGGACGAGTGATGAGCAAATGTAGGCTGGAATTATTTTTGTCTTCTAACTGATATTACTTTTGTACATACTTCATTCAGGTGATGTGGGCCATGGAGTACAACCCAAAGATATATTCATTGTATGACAACACACGGGAACAACTTCCCGAGCTGGTATATGATGGTAAAGTAAATGATAAGCAGCTAAAGCAGTATGGCAAATTTGAGAGGAAAAAAGTGAGAACTGGTGCAACAAAACAGAATGATGCCCTTGCCATTTTCCTAGTTGCAAGTGTTCTTGAGACCAAGAAAAAGCGGCTTATGAAAGAGGCAAAGGGCCTAGATGATGTTGTCCAGGTCTCGTTTCAATCTCTCCCCTTGTCTGTGTAATCCACATTATTGTATCTCTTTGGTCCTGACAGTGACATCTTTTCCAGATTGTGGGTGAGATAACTGGGAATTTGGATGCAAAGAAAGCACTAAATAAGGCTCTGAAGGTTCATAAGAAAGTACTTGAACAAGGCAAGTTTCTTTATTCACCGTTCTCtgcacaaacacacacacacacctcaaagaaaaaaggaaaaagaagaaaggatttaagttatatactcTGACAGG
Proteins encoded in this region:
- the LOC107773694 gene encoding rab GTPase-activating protein 22-like, which codes for MGNSMIAACKNGKFSLEEVDSYFPVRTECQADVPKTFFRPKVGKTLSERRWNAAFSQEGYLDIAGVLRRIQRGGIHPSIKGAVWEFLLGCFDPNSTFEERNELRQRRREQYAAWKSECQKIVPVIGSGKFTTNAIVTDDGQPTEHSNTSSDAQNTNSALPVDNGVCDKKVIQWKLNLSQIGLDVVRTDRALVFFENQANQAKLWDVLAVYAWMDKDIGYVQGMTDICSPMVILLENEADAFWCFEHAMLRLRENFKCTANSIGVQSQLSTLAQIVKTVDPKLHQHLEELDGGEYLFALRMLMVLFRRELSFVDALYLWEVMWAMEYNPKIYSLYDNTREQLPELVYDGKVNDKQLKQYGKFERKKVRTGATKQNDALAIFLVASVLETKKKRLMKEAKGLDDVVQIVGEITGNLDAKKALNKALKVHKKVLEQGKFLYSPFSAQTHTHTSKKKGKRRKDLSYIL